One window of the Nitrospira sp. genome contains the following:
- a CDS encoding response regulator: protein MTVAKPIVLAEDNPRDAELALAAMEEEHISDKVVLCHDGAEVLDYLYCRGQFKSRLKGNPAVVFLDLKMPKVNGLEVLRTIKSDISLRPIPVVMLTSSREEKDLAESYALGANAYVVKPVEFHQFLTAVRELGTFWGVINEPPPEGSASTN, encoded by the coding sequence ATGACGGTTGCAAAACCCATCGTACTGGCCGAAGACAACCCCCGGGATGCGGAACTCGCGCTCGCAGCCATGGAAGAGGAGCATATCTCTGACAAGGTTGTCCTGTGTCACGACGGCGCCGAAGTCTTAGACTATCTCTATTGCAGAGGGCAATTCAAGTCTCGCCTCAAGGGCAATCCCGCGGTTGTCTTTCTGGACCTCAAGATGCCCAAGGTCAATGGTCTTGAAGTGCTCCGCACCATTAAGTCCGACATCAGCCTTCGTCCGATTCCCGTCGTCATGCTGACCTCTTCCCGGGAGGAAAAAGACCTGGCAGAAAGCTATGCCCTGGGTGCCAATGCCTACGTCGTGAAGCCCGTCGAATTTCACCAGTTTCTCACGGCCGTGAGAGAATTGGGCACGTTCTGGGGCGTGATCAATGAACCACCCCCAGAAGGATCGGCGTCCACTAACTAA
- a CDS encoding DUF1365 domain-containing protein has translation MNSCIYSGHVRHRRFRPVSHAFTYRLFMMFLDLEELPTVFTDRWLWSVGRGNLASFQRTDHVGDSAIPLDQSIRQLVEARTGRRPTGPIRLLTHCRYFGYVFNPVSFFFCYDGSGEHVEAIVAEITNTPWGERHCYVLGERDNLAAGSRKRFHLNKEFHISPFIGMDVAYDWRFTAPTRQLAIHMENLRDGHPFFDATMVLQRKELSGSALAQVLVQYPLMTAKVIGAIHWQALKLWLKGVPFLSHPKKRKEASPVATSHLHS, from the coding sequence ATGAACAGTTGTATCTACTCAGGACATGTCCGGCATCGCCGCTTCAGGCCGGTGTCCCATGCGTTTACCTACCGGCTGTTCATGATGTTTCTGGATCTGGAAGAACTCCCGACTGTCTTCACCGACCGCTGGCTCTGGTCTGTTGGGCGAGGGAATCTCGCTTCGTTTCAGCGGACCGATCATGTCGGCGATTCTGCGATTCCGCTGGATCAATCGATCCGCCAACTGGTCGAGGCTCGTACTGGCCGGCGGCCGACCGGTCCCATCAGGCTGCTCACCCATTGCCGCTATTTCGGCTACGTCTTCAATCCGGTGAGTTTCTTCTTTTGTTACGACGGGTCCGGGGAACACGTCGAGGCGATTGTGGCGGAGATTACGAATACCCCGTGGGGCGAACGTCACTGTTATGTGCTCGGCGAAAGGGACAATCTTGCGGCCGGTTCACGCAAGCGGTTTCATCTCAATAAAGAGTTTCATATCTCTCCCTTCATCGGCATGGACGTGGCCTATGACTGGCGGTTCACGGCGCCGACGAGACAACTGGCGATTCATATGGAGAATTTGCGCGATGGGCATCCCTTCTTTGACGCGACGATGGTGTTGCAGAGGAAGGAGCTGTCCGGGAGCGCGTTGGCGCAGGTGCTGGTGCAGTACCCACTGATGACGGCCAAGGTTATCGGTGCGATTCATTGGCAGGCCTTGAAGCTCTGGTTGAAGGGGGTGCCATTTCTTTCACATCCGAAGAAACGGAAGGAGGCGTCGCCTGTGGCGACGAGTCATCTACACTCATGA
- a CDS encoding response regulator codes for MTTPLRLLQLEDNTVDAELILATLNEGGIPCETSRVDRRDTFVDALKAGKIDLILADYSLPGFDGITALSLAQQLRPDIPFIFVSGTLGEELAIDAMHRGATDYILKQRLGRLVPSLQRAIRELQERQERARVEEALRQSEKQLRQAQKMEAVGRLAGGLAHDFNNLLTVIMGHAQVLLNEMETEHPFRTKVEEMQKAGDRAATLIRQLLTFSRKQPSTPKVLSVNPLITNFETMMRRLIGEDLELTLALAPQDLRISADPAQIEQVLMNLVVNARDAMPKGGKLRIETAQVELTRTPMYHAQLPALGTFIKLSVSDTGSGMSPDTLTHIFEPFFTTKEEGKGTGLGLSTVFGIVTQSGGGLDVTSRIGQGSRFDVYFPSVRSNLDPTASAQTPRSSHRGRETILLVEDDASVRDLVRDELKKLGYRVLESKNGLEACLVATQQIGNYQLLLTDVVMPGMNGTELAQHLRILKPDLRILFISGYADDVGIGATDQLSDYLQKPFTPEALSQRIRHLLDLAPLPQNGSPRKEASTSHAS; via the coding sequence GTGACGACCCCGCTAAGACTCCTCCAGCTGGAGGACAACACCGTCGACGCCGAATTGATCCTGGCGACCCTCAACGAGGGGGGTATTCCCTGTGAGACCAGCCGGGTCGACCGGCGAGACACCTTTGTCGACGCCTTGAAAGCAGGGAAGATCGACCTGATCCTCGCGGATTATTCTCTTCCAGGATTCGATGGGATCACCGCCCTCTCGCTCGCGCAACAACTCAGGCCCGACATCCCCTTCATCTTCGTCTCCGGAACCCTCGGCGAGGAATTGGCCATCGACGCCATGCATCGCGGCGCCACCGATTATATTTTGAAACAGCGCCTCGGACGGCTTGTGCCGTCACTCCAACGCGCCATCAGGGAACTGCAGGAACGGCAGGAGCGCGCCCGCGTGGAAGAAGCCCTGCGACAAAGCGAAAAACAGCTACGGCAAGCCCAGAAGATGGAAGCCGTCGGCCGCCTGGCCGGAGGGCTCGCCCACGATTTTAACAATCTCCTCACCGTCATCATGGGCCATGCCCAGGTCCTGCTCAACGAGATGGAGACGGAACATCCCTTCCGAACCAAAGTCGAAGAAATGCAGAAGGCCGGCGATCGAGCCGCGACGCTGATCCGTCAGCTCCTCACCTTCAGCCGTAAGCAACCGTCGACCCCAAAAGTGCTGAGCGTGAATCCCCTGATCACCAATTTTGAAACCATGATGCGCCGGCTGATTGGCGAAGATCTGGAACTCACCCTCGCCCTGGCACCTCAGGATCTCCGCATCAGCGCTGATCCCGCCCAGATTGAACAAGTCCTCATGAACCTCGTCGTCAATGCGCGGGATGCGATGCCCAAAGGGGGCAAGCTGAGGATCGAGACCGCACAGGTCGAGCTGACCAGAACACCCATGTATCATGCCCAGCTTCCCGCGCTCGGCACATTCATCAAACTCAGCGTCTCCGATACCGGAAGCGGGATGTCGCCCGATACCCTCACCCATATCTTCGAACCGTTTTTCACCACCAAAGAGGAAGGGAAAGGCACCGGCCTGGGTCTGTCGACCGTGTTTGGAATTGTCACCCAGAGTGGAGGGGGCCTCGATGTGACCAGCCGGATTGGACAAGGCAGTCGCTTCGACGTCTATTTCCCCAGCGTCCGATCCAATCTCGATCCGACCGCGTCCGCCCAAACTCCTCGTTCATCACATCGGGGGCGTGAAACCATCCTCCTCGTAGAAGACGATGCCTCCGTGCGCGACCTCGTCCGGGACGAGCTCAAGAAACTCGGCTATCGCGTATTGGAATCCAAGAACGGACTGGAAGCCTGCCTGGTTGCCACACAGCAGATTGGCAATTATCAGCTGCTGCTTACCGATGTGGTCATGCCCGGCATGAACGGGACCGAACTGGCACAACATCTGCGCATCCTCAAGCCCGACCTCAGGATTCTCTTCATCTCGGGGTATGCCGACGATGTCGGCATCGGTGCGACTGATCAGCTGAGCGACTACCTCCAGAAGCCGTTTACGCCGGAAGCCTTGAGCCAACGGATTCGCCACCTCCTCGATCTGGCGCCACTCCCACAGAACGGTTCGCCGCGGAAGGAAGCCTCCACCTCTCACGCATCGTAA
- a CDS encoding DUF2878 domain-containing protein has protein sequence MKMSTTMIVSNFVLFQIGWFACVWSAAAHQPWIGVLVTTGVVVVHVLRAPLPMAELTLVFLALALGLVFDSLLVWQGWLQYSSGIVLPNVAPYWIVALWGLFATLLNVSLRWMRGRWVIAVVFGAAGGPAAYYGGLRLGALEFGNMPAGLLALAIGWAVLTPLLLALSARFDGYAGLLEKKTS, from the coding sequence ATGAAGATGAGCACCACAATGATCGTGAGCAACTTTGTGCTCTTTCAAATCGGCTGGTTTGCGTGTGTGTGGAGCGCCGCGGCGCACCAGCCCTGGATCGGCGTGCTCGTGACGACGGGGGTGGTGGTCGTGCATGTGCTCCGTGCTCCCCTGCCAATGGCGGAGCTCACACTGGTATTCCTGGCACTCGCCTTGGGACTTGTCTTCGATAGTCTGTTGGTATGGCAGGGCTGGCTGCAGTACTCCTCGGGGATCGTGCTCCCGAACGTTGCCCCGTATTGGATCGTGGCGTTGTGGGGGCTCTTCGCAACCCTCTTGAATGTTTCGTTGCGTTGGATGAGGGGGCGCTGGGTCATCGCGGTTGTGTTTGGAGCTGCCGGGGGTCCTGCCGCCTACTATGGCGGCCTCCGCCTGGGCGCGCTGGAATTCGGCAATATGCCCGCGGGTCTGTTGGCTCTGGCCATCGGCTGGGCGGTGCTGACGCCGCTGCTGCTGGCGTTGTCAGCTCGCTTTGATGGCTATGCCGGCCTGCTGGAGAAGAAGACGTCATGA
- the pyrE gene encoding orotate phosphoribosyltransferase, producing MRERLATAFHETHSFKWDPQGGFKLASGLTSPFYVDCRALMAHPGARRLVGQLAYDALRDIQLDCLGGLEIGAISIATTISDYAYVAQPSRDWRTFVVRKQAKDHGLGKLIEGAYKPGERALIVDDVLTSGGSLLKAVAAARGAGLTVTHALVIVDRQEQDGRKKVEAEGVTLVSLLTIDDLTRANGAQR from the coding sequence GTGCGCGAGCGATTGGCAACAGCGTTTCACGAGACCCACTCTTTTAAGTGGGATCCCCAGGGCGGGTTCAAGCTGGCATCGGGGCTCACGAGTCCCTTCTATGTGGATTGTCGTGCGCTGATGGCACACCCGGGCGCGCGGCGGTTGGTCGGGCAACTGGCCTATGACGCACTCCGGGACATTCAGCTGGATTGTCTGGGCGGGTTGGAGATCGGGGCAATCTCCATTGCCACGACAATCTCCGACTATGCCTATGTTGCACAGCCATCCCGCGATTGGCGGACTTTCGTGGTTCGCAAACAGGCCAAGGACCACGGGCTGGGGAAGCTGATCGAAGGGGCCTACAAGCCCGGCGAGCGAGCGCTCATCGTGGATGATGTGCTGACCAGCGGCGGATCGTTGCTGAAGGCGGTCGCGGCGGCACGAGGTGCCGGATTGACCGTCACCCATGCACTGGTCATTGTCGATCGGCAGGAGCAGGACGGACGTAAGAAAGTGGAAGCGGAAGGAGTCACGCTGGTGAGTCTTCTGACGATCGACGATCTGACCAGGGCCAACGGTGCTCAGCGCTGA
- a CDS encoding DUF6134 family protein, which yields MLSVCSMTSGFRIAVALLGFLTCLGSASQQAWSASSQTYDFKVFLGKDEIGRQRFDVSSEGDRTQVRVDAQFKVKFLYITVYTYRHTNVETWEGTCLREIHAETDDNGDSFFVNGIFRNGQLQVLTQAGNWIGEGCIKTFAYWNPEWIKGERLLNSQTGEHQPVSILAVGEETIPVQGVPTRAIHRRIVTDKFAVDLWYTLNGRWVALQSTTKKGDTLRYTLQ from the coding sequence ATGCTTAGCGTGTGTTCCATGACCAGCGGGTTTCGTATCGCGGTGGCTCTTCTCGGGTTCCTGACGTGCCTTGGAAGCGCCTCCCAACAGGCGTGGAGTGCCAGCTCGCAGACCTATGACTTCAAGGTCTTCCTCGGCAAGGATGAAATCGGACGCCAGCGTTTTGATGTCTCTTCGGAAGGCGACCGGACCCAGGTCCGGGTAGATGCGCAGTTCAAGGTCAAGTTCCTGTACATCACGGTCTATACCTATCGGCATACCAACGTCGAAACATGGGAGGGAACGTGCCTGCGCGAGATTCACGCGGAGACTGATGATAACGGCGATTCTTTCTTTGTGAACGGAATCTTTCGGAACGGACAGTTACAGGTGCTGACACAGGCCGGGAACTGGATCGGCGAGGGATGTATCAAGACCTTTGCCTACTGGAACCCTGAGTGGATCAAGGGTGAGCGATTGCTAAATTCGCAGACCGGCGAACATCAGCCGGTGTCTATTCTCGCGGTGGGTGAAGAGACGATTCCCGTGCAGGGAGTCCCGACGCGAGCGATCCACCGCCGGATCGTGACGGATAAGTTTGCGGTCGATCTCTGGTACACCTTGAACGGCAGATGGGTCGCACTCCAATCCACCACGAAGAAGGGCGATACCCTTCGCTATACGCTCCAGTGA
- a CDS encoding rhodanese-like domain-containing protein → MQRWKWGLLGALLLSSLAVTSQVWSYHSYLLTVQQLQAGLAKASTPDKKGFVLVDVRSPEEHRTGMIPGTDLNIDFREMKTRHRELGAQLDEHIVVYCQSGHRSNIAAETLADLGYRHVYNVSGSMNAWTEAGFPVARPGR, encoded by the coding sequence ATGCAACGGTGGAAATGGGGACTCCTGGGTGCTCTTCTGTTGAGTAGCCTCGCTGTCACCAGCCAGGTGTGGTCATACCATTCCTACCTGCTGACCGTCCAGCAGCTGCAGGCGGGGTTGGCCAAAGCATCGACTCCCGACAAGAAGGGATTTGTGTTGGTTGATGTCAGAAGTCCGGAAGAGCACCGGACCGGCATGATACCCGGTACGGACCTGAACATTGATTTCCGAGAGATGAAAACCAGGCATCGTGAGCTCGGGGCTCAGTTAGACGAGCACATTGTCGTGTATTGCCAGTCGGGCCACCGCAGCAACATTGCCGCCGAGACGTTGGCCGACCTCGGCTACCGCCATGTCTACAATGTGTCGGGAAGCATGAATGCCTGGACGGAAGCGGGATTCCCCGTCGCGCGTCCGGGACGCTAG
- a CDS encoding DUF2878 domain-containing protein translates to MLSKVANGAAFQLAWWAAVLGAASSKGWIGPAVAACILSLHVRMAADRLATMKVIGLVGGVGYLADSALGLAGVLEFHGDDVGGRLLAPLWLLGLWLVFATTLGSSWSWLSSRPRLAAVLGAVFGPVSYYAGVTLGALDLGASHLRSLFVVAIVWSLLLPLSFRVDRYCASAGAAFRRSTV, encoded by the coding sequence ATGCTGAGCAAGGTGGCCAACGGTGCGGCCTTTCAACTCGCCTGGTGGGCCGCGGTGCTAGGGGCCGCTTCTTCGAAGGGATGGATCGGGCCGGCGGTGGCCGCCTGCATCCTGTCGCTCCACGTACGTATGGCGGCAGATCGGTTGGCGACGATGAAGGTCATCGGTCTCGTGGGAGGGGTGGGGTATCTTGCGGACAGCGCCTTGGGGCTGGCCGGAGTATTGGAGTTCCACGGTGATGATGTCGGGGGGCGGCTCCTCGCGCCCTTGTGGCTGCTGGGCCTATGGCTGGTCTTTGCCACCACGCTGGGATCCTCATGGAGCTGGCTCTCGTCGCGCCCGCGGCTCGCAGCCGTCCTAGGCGCGGTCTTCGGACCGGTCAGCTACTACGCCGGGGTCACGCTTGGAGCGCTTGACCTAGGGGCCTCTCACCTGCGGTCTCTGTTTGTGGTCGCCATTGTTTGGAGCCTGCTTCTGCCGCTCTCGTTTCGTGTGGACCGTTACTGTGCTTCAGCGGGTGCTGCCTTCCGTCGGTCAACCGTGTAG
- a CDS encoding cyclopropane-fatty-acyl-phospholipid synthase family protein, whose protein sequence is MIPSDVMVEQVSGPVSPPSRVLAQLYRLARRAVFARLGSLRHGSVSVVDGHERHTFGRATPVCPLQATITIRDPHTYADVALGGTIGVADAYRRGFWSCDDLTTLVRIFVLNRELLDGVEGGLATLTRPVLTAMHWLNRNTKTGSRKNIAAHYDLGNEFFRLVLDETMMYSCAYFERPDATLAEASRAKSDRICRKLQLSASDHVLEIGTGWGGFAIHAASQYGCRVTTTTISRQQFDLAVQRVDAAGLRDRVTVIQADYRDLPQLNVRFDKLVSIEMIEAVGHHYFDAYFNVCNRMLKSGGLMLLQGITIDEQLYERAKRSVDFIKHFMFPGSCIPSVSALISASARSGGLNLVQLEDIGAHYVPTLQAWRKNAAQALTAITALGYPPDFVRLWEFYLSYCEGGFAERSISNVHLLLAKAGWRGVPLVC, encoded by the coding sequence ATGATTCCCTCAGATGTGATGGTCGAACAGGTCTCGGGTCCAGTCTCCCCGCCTTCACGTGTGCTGGCGCAATTGTACCGGCTTGCCCGACGAGCGGTCTTTGCCCGGCTGGGATCTCTCCGTCATGGTTCAGTCAGCGTGGTCGACGGCCACGAGCGGCATACCTTTGGTCGGGCGACCCCGGTCTGCCCGCTCCAGGCGACGATCACGATCCGTGATCCCCATACCTATGCCGATGTCGCACTGGGCGGGACGATCGGGGTCGCCGATGCCTATCGGCGTGGATTCTGGAGCTGTGACGATCTCACGACATTGGTTCGTATCTTCGTCCTCAATCGCGAGTTGCTGGACGGTGTGGAAGGCGGCCTCGCGACGCTGACTCGCCCTGTACTCACGGCCATGCACTGGCTCAATCGCAATACGAAGACGGGCAGCCGGAAGAACATCGCCGCCCATTACGACCTGGGCAATGAATTTTTCCGCCTCGTACTCGATGAGACGATGATGTATTCCTGCGCGTACTTCGAACGTCCGGATGCCACGCTGGCGGAAGCGTCGCGCGCCAAGAGCGACCGGATTTGCCGGAAGTTGCAGCTGTCCGCGAGCGATCATGTGCTGGAGATCGGCACCGGCTGGGGTGGGTTCGCCATTCATGCGGCCTCGCAGTACGGATGTCGTGTGACGACAACAACGATCTCTCGACAGCAGTTCGATCTGGCGGTGCAGCGTGTGGATGCCGCGGGCCTGCGGGATCGGGTGACGGTCATTCAGGCCGACTATCGCGACCTCCCTCAGTTGAACGTGCGCTTTGACAAACTGGTCTCCATCGAGATGATCGAGGCGGTCGGCCATCACTATTTCGATGCCTACTTTAACGTCTGCAATCGGATGTTGAAATCAGGCGGACTGATGCTTCTGCAGGGCATCACGATCGACGAGCAGCTCTACGAGCGGGCCAAACGGTCCGTCGACTTTATCAAGCATTTCATGTTTCCCGGCAGTTGTATTCCTTCGGTCAGTGCGCTGATCTCTGCATCGGCGAGGAGCGGAGGGCTCAACCTCGTGCAGTTGGAAGACATCGGGGCGCACTACGTTCCGACGCTTCAAGCGTGGCGCAAGAATGCGGCTCAGGCGCTTACGGCCATCACGGCACTCGGGTATCCGCCGGACTTTGTGCGGCTGTGGGAGTTCTATCTCAGCTATTGCGAAGGAGGGTTTGCAGAACGCTCGATCAGCAATGTTCATCTGCTCCTGGCCAAAGCAGGCTGGCGCGGCGTCCCTCTCGTATGCTGA
- a CDS encoding FAD-dependent oxidoreductase, whose translation MKIAIVGTGISGMVAAYLLHRDHELTVFEAAGYIGGHTNTIDVARDGRTFAVDTGFIVFNDWTYPNFIALLDKLGVESQASDMSFSVKCERTGLEYNGTSLNTLFAQRRNLLRPSFYRMIRDILRFNRESLTLLEEPEPGPSLGSYLTAKSYSREFIEQYIVPMGAAIWSADHATMQEFPARYLVQFFKNHGMLSVDQRPTWRVVRGGSRRYLDKLVAPFRDRIQLNAPVESITRQPDSVEIGVTVHGRQTPSRRFDHVILATHSDQALAMLADPSPAEREILGAIPYQDNEAVLHTDASLLPGRKLAWAAWNYHLLRNQPDRAVVTYHMNRLQGLTASHEFCVTLNHTQAIDPQKIIRRITYHHPVYSPAAVAAQKRHGDISGVNRTSYCGAYWGFGFHEDGVKSALAVCKPFGKDLSS comes from the coding sequence ATGAAGATCGCGATTGTCGGTACAGGCATCTCCGGAATGGTCGCGGCCTACCTGCTTCACCGGGATCATGAGCTCACCGTCTTCGAGGCCGCTGGGTACATCGGAGGCCACACCAATACCATTGACGTAGCGAGGGATGGGCGGACCTTCGCAGTCGATACGGGATTTATCGTCTTCAACGACTGGACGTATCCCAACTTCATCGCGCTGCTGGACAAGCTCGGGGTGGAATCGCAAGCGAGCGATATGAGTTTCAGCGTGAAGTGCGAGCGCACCGGATTGGAGTACAACGGGACGTCTCTCAATACCCTCTTCGCCCAGCGACGCAATCTACTGCGCCCTTCGTTTTATCGCATGATCCGCGATATCCTCCGATTCAATCGTGAGTCGCTGACCCTGCTTGAAGAGCCGGAGCCGGGGCCCTCGCTCGGTTCGTACCTCACCGCGAAGAGCTACTCCAGGGAGTTTATCGAGCAGTACATTGTTCCGATGGGAGCGGCGATCTGGTCGGCGGATCATGCGACGATGCAGGAGTTCCCGGCGCGCTATCTGGTGCAGTTCTTCAAGAACCACGGCATGCTCTCTGTCGATCAACGCCCGACCTGGCGCGTGGTCAGGGGCGGGTCTCGGCGCTATCTGGACAAGTTGGTGGCGCCGTTTCGGGATCGGATTCAGTTGAATGCGCCGGTTGAGTCCATCACCCGTCAGCCGGACTCCGTGGAGATCGGGGTGACCGTTCACGGGCGGCAAACTCCATCGAGGCGATTCGACCACGTCATTCTTGCCACTCATAGCGACCAGGCGCTCGCGATGCTGGCCGATCCCTCGCCCGCGGAGAGAGAGATTCTCGGCGCAATACCCTATCAAGATAATGAGGCGGTCCTCCATACCGATGCGTCGCTCCTTCCCGGTCGCAAACTGGCCTGGGCCGCGTGGAACTATCATCTGCTCAGGAATCAGCCGGATCGCGCGGTGGTGACCTATCATATGAACCGCCTGCAGGGCCTGACGGCATCCCATGAGTTCTGCGTCACGTTGAATCATACGCAGGCGATCGATCCTCAGAAGATCATTCGGCGAATCACCTATCACCATCCCGTCTATTCCCCTGCCGCCGTTGCGGCGCAGAAACGGCACGGGGACATCAGCGGCGTGAACCGGACATCCTATTGCGGGGCCTATTGGGGGTTCGGGTTCCACGAGGACGGTGTGAAGAGCGCCCTGGCGGTTTGCAAGCCGTTCGGTAAGGATCTGTCGTCATGA
- a CDS encoding DUF1295 domain-containing protein → MSLSLYFLGLVSTMGLATLTWVVSVLKRDVSIVDGVWALMLLAAVTVYATGAEPYTGRTTLILTLVVLWAVRLSGHIIHRNWGEPEDRRYRDIRQKYEPNFALKSLGLIFWFQAGLAWVISIPLWPALTVSVDGGAWDVLAVTVWTVGMIFEGVGDWQLSRFKADPANHGKVMDCGLWRYTRHPNYFGECLIWWGFFLFALPAGAWWTVAGPLLLTYMLLKFSGVTLVEQTIVERRPAYREYIARTNAFIPGPPKQGVQASIPGDRGHA, encoded by the coding sequence ATGAGTCTATCGCTCTATTTCTTAGGACTGGTTTCAACGATGGGTCTGGCGACGCTGACATGGGTGGTCAGCGTCCTTAAACGCGATGTGAGCATCGTGGACGGCGTGTGGGCCTTGATGCTCCTCGCCGCCGTGACGGTGTACGCCACCGGTGCGGAGCCCTATACGGGACGGACGACGCTCATCCTGACGCTGGTTGTGCTGTGGGCCGTGCGTCTGTCAGGTCATATCATCCATCGCAACTGGGGTGAGCCCGAGGACCGGCGTTATCGAGACATCCGCCAGAAATATGAACCGAATTTCGCCCTGAAGAGTCTTGGACTCATCTTCTGGTTTCAGGCAGGACTGGCATGGGTCATTTCCATACCCCTGTGGCCAGCTCTTACCGTATCGGTCGATGGAGGGGCATGGGATGTACTGGCGGTGACAGTATGGACCGTCGGCATGATCTTCGAAGGTGTGGGAGATTGGCAGCTGTCACGGTTCAAGGCCGATCCGGCGAACCACGGCAAGGTGATGGACTGCGGACTCTGGCGCTACACCCGTCATCCCAACTACTTCGGCGAGTGCCTGATCTGGTGGGGCTTCTTCCTCTTTGCGCTGCCGGCCGGGGCCTGGTGGACGGTCGCGGGGCCCCTGCTCCTCACCTACATGCTCTTGAAATTCTCGGGCGTAACTTTGGTGGAGCAGACCATCGTCGAGCGGCGACCGGCGTATCGAGAGTACATCGCAAGGACCAATGCCTTCATTCCCGGTCCGCCGAAACAGGGCGTGCAGGCCTCCATTCCAGGAGACAGAGGTCATGCTTAG
- a CDS encoding lipocalin family protein produces MPVVLLVLAACSSPPPIHTATAVDLERFMGDWYVIANIPTFIETTAYNAMESYRLAGDGTVATTFSFREGGFEGARKTYHPTGYVLDRKSNAIWGMQFIWPIQADYRIIFVDDSYSQTVIGRAARDYVWLMARTAQISDPDYQRFLTLIAQEGYDVSKVRRVPHRWN; encoded by the coding sequence ATGCCCGTTGTGCTGCTCGTACTCGCAGCCTGCAGCAGCCCCCCACCCATTCACACTGCGACGGCCGTGGACTTGGAGCGGTTCATGGGGGACTGGTATGTCATCGCCAATATTCCAACTTTTATTGAGACGACCGCCTACAACGCCATGGAGTCCTATCGCCTAGCCGGGGATGGCACCGTGGCCACGACCTTCAGTTTCCGCGAGGGCGGATTTGAGGGCGCGCGCAAGACCTATCATCCGACCGGCTATGTCCTTGATCGGAAATCGAACGCAATCTGGGGAATGCAGTTCATCTGGCCCATCCAAGCCGACTATCGCATCATCTTTGTAGACGATTCGTACAGTCAGACGGTCATTGGAAGAGCTGCGCGTGATTATGTCTGGTTGATGGCGCGAACCGCTCAGATTTCTGATCCAGACTATCAGCGGTTTCTCACGCTCATCGCCCAGGAAGGCTACGATGTTTCCAAGGTCCGTAGGGTCCCGCATAGGTGGAACTAG
- a CDS encoding phosphodiester glycosidase family protein, with protein MDLQTTQTPHRSCRIPRTFFISLLLWSTTPALAQEPLWEPLRPGLTASIWQPDARCPDMDRLLVIKVNPALHRFSVHHFAQEGLLHPPSIDEWQKRTRHEIVFNAGLFRENFAYLGLLFKGGKSLGSRRHSIWQGLFVAEPQPPLSTPKAGVLDLANDVFHEETPAYLEAAQSLMLLDRKGTIRVRQTGKRAYQTVVAEEKDGHILILKSLGLVTLHGLGQCLRDTFPSITLAMAMDGGSSSDLVVSESLWKDREPSDARATWKDLFTGRSTAHIPLPAIIGLSLRESSTGPVKPSPQP; from the coding sequence ATGGACCTTCAGACGACGCAAACCCCGCACCGTTCCTGCCGCATCCCACGCACGTTCTTTATTTCACTCCTGCTCTGGTCAACAACACCGGCGCTCGCGCAAGAACCGCTATGGGAGCCCCTCCGCCCAGGCCTGACCGCCTCGATCTGGCAACCGGATGCGCGATGTCCCGACATGGACCGATTGTTGGTCATCAAGGTCAATCCAGCCCTCCATCGCTTTTCAGTACACCACTTTGCTCAGGAAGGTCTGCTGCATCCCCCTAGTATTGACGAATGGCAGAAACGAACCCGTCATGAGATTGTGTTCAACGCGGGGCTGTTCAGAGAGAACTTCGCGTACCTCGGCCTGCTCTTTAAAGGCGGGAAGTCACTTGGCAGTCGACGCCACAGCATATGGCAAGGACTGTTCGTCGCAGAACCCCAACCTCCGCTCTCAACACCCAAAGCAGGCGTACTGGATCTGGCCAACGATGTCTTTCATGAAGAGACGCCCGCCTATCTGGAAGCCGCCCAGTCGCTGATGCTGCTTGATCGCAAGGGAACCATACGCGTGCGGCAGACCGGGAAGCGGGCGTACCAAACCGTGGTGGCCGAAGAAAAAGACGGCCACATTCTCATTCTGAAAAGTCTCGGTCTGGTCACCTTACATGGGCTCGGCCAATGCCTGCGGGATACATTCCCATCAATCACACTCGCCATGGCCATGGACGGGGGATCTTCGTCTGATCTCGTCGTCTCAGAGTCCCTCTGGAAAGACCGGGAACCCTCAGACGCCAGGGCCACTTGGAAGGACTTGTTCACCGGCCGGTCAACCGCACATATTCCGCTGCCGGCGATCATCGGCCTCAGTCTTCGCGAGAGCAGCACAGGCCCCGTCAAACCCTCACCGCAACCCTAG